In Klebsiella aerogenes, the DNA window GATCGCGCTGTTCTGGCAATTGATGCGTAATGCCGATGGCGACGATCCCACGACCCTGGAGTCGGCGTTGATTGGCAAACCGGTACCAGAATTTCGTCTTGAGGCGCTTAACGCTCCCGGCAAAATCTACGATCGTTCGGTACTCATCAGCGGCAAGCCGCTGTTGCTGAACGTCTGGGCGACCTGGTGTCCAACCTGCCGTGCGGAACATCAGTTCCTCAGAGGGCTGGCGCAACAGGGCGTGCGGGTGGTCGGGATGAACTATAAAGATGACCGGCAGAAGGCGGTGAACTGGCTGGACAGCCTCGGCAATCCTTATACGCTGAGCCTGTTTGACGGTAATGGCATGCTGGGGTTGGATCTCGGCGTCTATGGCGCGCCGGAGACCTTTCTGATCGATGGTCAGGGGATTATTCGCTGGCGTCATGCGGGCGACTTAAACCCGCGGGTGTGGCGCGAGCAGCTCCAGCCGCTGTGGGAAAAGTACAGCCGGGAGTCAGCCTCATGAAGCGCTCGATCGTTGCGCTGTTGGCGCTGATCCTGACCAGCCAGGCATGGGCCGCTATCGACGCCTGGCAGTTTAAAGATGAAGCGCAGGAGCAGGCATTCCGCGATATTACCTCGCAGCTGCGTTGCCCGAAGTGCCAGAACAACAGCATCGCCGACTCCAATGCGATGATTGCCGCCGATATGCGGCTGAAGGTTTACGAGCTGATGCAGCAGGGCCAAAGCAAAGCGCAGATCGTCGATTATATGGTGGCGCGCTACGGTAATTTTGTCAGCTATGAGCCGCCGGTGACGGCGGGAACCATTCTACTGTGGCTGGGGCCGGGACTGTTCGTCGTGGCCGGGATTGGGCTGTTAATCGCCCGCTCGCGACGTCGTGGAAGCCTCGATGCCGCGCTCAGTGACGAAGAGCGCCAGCGGCTGGCAGCATTACTAAAAGAAGGAAACGAACGATGAGTCTCTTTGTCGTTATCGCCGCACTGCTGTTGATTGGCGCGCTGGCGCTGCTCTATTTCCCATGGCAGGGCAACGGGGCGGTGGACCGCGATACCCTTAACCGCGCGCTGTATCAGTCGCGGCTGCGCGAGCTTGAGCAGGAGCGCGCCGATGGGAATGAGGCGATGGTCGTCGAACTGCAGCGCACGCTGCTGGCGGATATTCCGCCGGGCGGTCAGCAGAGCGCTCGTCCGTTAAGCCGCTGGGCGCTGTTGCCGGGCGCGCTGCTGCTGGCGTTATTGAGCATCGGTATTTACCTTAAAACCAGTGATTTTGGCCAGGTGTTGTTGTGGCAGCAGGCCGAACGGAACTATCCCGCGCTCTTGCAGCAGGTAAAGGACCCGACGGCGCCGCCGTTGCGTATGGATGAATTGGCTCAGCTGCGTCTGGGGCTGCGTAGTCATCTGCAGGATCATCCCGACGATCTCGTCGGCTGGCAGCTGCTCGGGCGGTTGGGTCTGTTGCTGAACGATGGCGACACGGCGATCGGCGCCTTTGGCCGCGCGCACGCGTTGGCGGCGGATGACCCAGCGGCGACTTTCGATTACGCCAGCGCGCTGGTGCGGGCGGGTGATAATGGTCAAATGCGAATGGGCGAACTGCTGCTGCGCGATTTACATCAGCGGCAGCCGAAGAGCCTGCCGGTGCTGGAGATGCTGGCGCTCAGCGCGGTGCGCAATGAAGATTATCCGCAGGCGGTTGTGGCGCTGCAGCAATTGCTGGTCCTGCTGCCGGAGGGCGATGCGCGCCGTCAGGCGATTGCCCGCCAGCTGGCGCAGGCGCAACAGCAAGCGCAGTAAATGGCAGGGCTACGGGATGACAAATGGCGCGACATGTAGGTCGGGTAAGCGTAGCGCCACCCGACAGAATAACTAACGGCCCCGCCGGGATTTCCCCTGCCTGCGCTGCGCCTGGCAGGGCTACGGGGTAACAAATGGCGCGACATGTAGGTCGGGTAAGCGTAGCGCCACCCGACAGAATAACGGCCCCGCCGGGATTTCCCCTGCCTGCGCTGCGCCTGGCAGGGCTACGGGGTAACAAATGACGCGGCATGTAGGTCGGGTAAGCGTAGCGCCACCCGACAGAATAACGGCCCCACAGGGATTTCCCCTGCCTGCGCTGCGCCTGGCAGGGCTACGGGTAACAAATGGCGCGACATGTAGGTCGGGTAAGCGTAGCGCCACCCGACAGAATAACGGCCCCGCCGGGATTTTCCCTGCCTGCGCTGCGCTTAGCAGGGCTACGGGATGACAAATGGCGCGACATGTAGGCCGGATAAGGCGTAGCGCCACCCGACAGAATAACGACCCGCCGGGATTTCCCCTGCCTGCGCTGCGCTTGGCAGGGCTACGGGGTAACAAATGTCGCGGCGTGTAGGTCGGGTAAGCGTAGCGCCACCCGACAGAATAACGGCCTCACCGGGATTTCCCCTGCCTGCGCTGCGCTTAGCAGGGCTACGGGATAACAAATGGCGCAAAATGTAGGTCGGGTAAGCGTAGCGCCACCCGACAGAATAACGGCTCCGCCGGGATTTCCCCTGCCTGCGCTGCGCTTAGCAGGGCTACGGGATAACAAATGGCACGACATGTAGGTCGGGTAAGCGTAGCGCCACCCGACAGAATAACGGCCCCACCGGGATTTCCCCTGCCTGCGCTGCGCTTAGCAGGGCTACGGGGTAACAAATGGCGCGACATGTAGGTCGGGTAAGGCGTTAGCCGCCACCCGACAAACCGGCAGTCTCACCCGCGCGGGAGAGATTTACTGCGCCACCCAGCCGCCGTCCATATTCCATGCCGCGCCGCGGACCTGGGCGGCGGCGTCGCTGCACAAGAACAGCGCCATTTCGCCCAACTGCTGCGGGGTCACGAATTCACCGGAAGGTTGTTTTTCTGCCAGCAATTGCTCTCTGGCCTGCTCCGGATCGGCCCCGTCAGCAATGCGCTTATCGATCTGCTGTTGCACCAGCGGCGTGAGCACCCAGCCTGGGCAGATTGCGTTACAGGTAATGCCGGTGCGTGCGGTCTCCAGCGCCAGCGTTTTGCTAAAACCGATGACGCCATGTTTGGCGGCGACGTAGGCCGATTTCTCTTTCGAGGCCACCAGACCATGCACGGAGGCAATGTTAATAATGCGCCCCCAGTTGCGATCGCGCATGCCCGGCAGCGCCAGGCGGCTGGTATGGAACACGCTGGACAGGTTAATCGCCAGAATATCATTCCACTTTTCCACCGCGAACTGCTCCACCGGGGCGACATGCTGGATACCCGCGTTATTAATCACAATATCGACGCCGCCAAACTCGCTTTCGGCGTAGCGCATCATCGCTTCAATCTGCCCGACATCGCGCAGGTCGGCATCGTGATAGCCGGGGACTTTGCCCAGCGCGGCGACTTCGGCGCGGGCGTTGTTACTGTCGCCGAAGCCGTTGAGCACCAGCTGTGCGCCAGCCTGCGCCAGCACTTTGGCGATGCCTAAGCCAATTCCGCTGGTGGAGCCGGTGACCAGCGCCGTTTTACCGTTCAGATTCATTTGTTTACTCCTGACATAATGGGTTAAACAATGCCGGTTAAATAGAACACGGCAATGACAAACAGGACCGCAAGGCTTTTGATCACCGTAATCGCGAAGATGCCGCCATAGGCCTGGCGATGGCTTAAACCGGTGATCGCCAGCAGGGTGATCACCGCGCCGTTGTGCGGTAGGGTGTCCATGCCGCCGCTGGCCATCGAGGCGACGCGGTGCAGCACTTCGAGCGGAATATTGGCGGCGTGGGCGGTGGCAATGAAGGTATCGGACATCGCGCCCAGCGCGATGCTCATCCCGCCGGAAGCGGAACCGGTGATCCCGGCCAGTACGGTGACGCTAATTGCTTCGTTTAACAGCGGATTGGGAATTGCGGTCAGCGCTTTGGACAACACCAGGAAACCCGGCAGAGCGGCGATCACCGCGCCGAAACCGTATTCCGAGGCGGTGTTCATCGCCGCGAGGATCGCCCCGCTGACCGCCGTACGGCTGCCTTCCGCCAGCCGCCCGCGAATATTGCGAAAACCAAACACCAACACCACGATGATGCCGGAAAGCAGCGCCGCTTCCACCGCCCAGATTGCGGTGATTTTGCCGACTTCAGTCACAATCGGTTTCGCCAGCCCTGGTAGGGTCAGCTCATGGCTTGCGCCGTACCACTGCGGGATCCAACGGGTAAACAGGAGATTCAGCACGCCAACCAGCAGCAACGGGGCAATGGCGATCAGCGGATGCGGCAGGTTAATGTTATCCGGCGTCTCCGGTTCATTTTGCAGATCGGTGCCGTAGCCTTCGCCATGAGCCTGCGCTTTACGGCGCTGACGCTCCAGCCACAGTAAACCGAAGGTGATGATAAACAGCGAGCCAATCAGCCCCAGCCAGGGCGCGGCCCAGGCGTTGGTGCCGAAAAAGCTGGTCGGGATAATGTTCTGGATCTGCGGCGTACCGGGCAGGGCATCCATGGTAAATGAGAACGCGCCCAGCGCGACGGTTGCCGGGATAAGCCGTTTTGGAATGCCGCTCTGGCGAAACAGCTCGGCGGCAAAGGGATAGACCGCAAAGGCGACCACGAACAGCGATACGCCGCCGTAGGTCAGCAGGGCGCACACCAGTACGATCACCGGGATAGCATGCCGTCGCCCGAGAATACGTATGGCGGCGGCGACGATCGCGCGCGAGAAGCCGGATAGCTCAATCAGCTTGCCGAAGACGGCGCCCAGCAGAAACACCGGGAAATAGAGCTTCACAAAACCGACCATTTTTTCCATAAACAGGCCAGTAAAGGTAGGGCCGACCGCGCTCGGGTCGGTGAGCAAGACCGCGCCAAGCGCGGCGATAGGGGCAAAAAGGATAACGCTGTATCCACGGTACGCCGCCAGCATCAGTAATGCCAGCGCGGCCAGGGCAATCAACACACTCATTACGACTCCTCACTATCATTGTTATTGTCGGGGGTACAAAACGAGGAAGTTACGGTTTCAGGGCGTAGCGCAGCTGGTGCTCGCGGCGCGACTGGATACGTTTCTGCCGGGCCTCATCCCAGCGGTAAAAACCTTGTCCACTGCGGGCGCCGGTATCGCCTTGCGCCACCTTATCGGCGACCAGCGTCATCATTTCGTTGCCGCTGGCCAGCTCCGGCAGCAGGTGCTGACAAATATCCTGTACCGTCGCCAGCCCGGTCATGTCGGCGGCTTCCAGCGGCCCAACCATGGCGTAGCGGCGGCCGAGCGAGGCGCGCATCACCTTATCGACCACTTCCGGCGAGGCTATCCCGCTGTGGACGATATGTAGCGCTTCGCGCAGCAGGGCGAACTGCAGGCGGTTGCCGACAAAGCCCGGCGCGGCGCGGTTGAGCACGACCGCTTCCAGCGCGCAGGCGGTGAAAAAGTCGCTGACCTCGCCGGCCAGATGCGGCAGGGTGGCGCTGCCGGGGACCACCTCGACCAGTGGGATAAAGTGCGGCGGGTGCCAGAAGTGGGCGATCAGTAATCGTTCGGGATGACGCATGCCCTGCGCCAGCTGGTCCGGCGGCAGGCCGCTGGTGTTGCTGGCGATGATGGCATCATCGGCGATAAGCGCTTCCAGCTCGGCGTATAAGGCGTGTTTGAGCGGCAGGCGTTCCGGAATAGCTTCGATCAGTAAGGTGGCGTTGGCGAGTTCGCCTAATGCCGTGGCGCCCGACAGGCGCGCGAGCACCGCAGCGCGCTGAGCGGGATCAAACTGCCCGCATTCTTCGAGTTCGCGTAAAATGGCCGTGGCGACGCCGGGGATGTCGCCGATGCGCCCCGGGTCGGTATCATATAAACAAACGGCATGGCCGTGACGGGCGAAATGACAGGCAATGCCGACGCCCATCAGGCCCGCTCCCAGTACCGCTAATTGAGGTGTATACATAGTGGCTCCTGTTAACGTTCAATGGTCATGGCGATACCCTGTCCGCCGCCGACGCAGAGGGTCGCCAGGCCTTTGCTGACGTCGCGGCGTTGCATTTCGTACAGTAGACTGACCAGAATGCGGCAGCCGGAGGCGCCGATCGGATGGCCAAGGGCGATAGCGCCGCCGTTGACGTTAACCTTCTGACTGTCCCACTCCAGTACCTGCCCGACGGCCAGCGCCTGCACGGCGAACGCTTCGTTAGCTTCAATTAACGCCACCTCATCAAGCGTCCAACCGGCGCGCTGCAGCGCCATTCGACAGGCGCTAACCGGGCCAATACCCATGACTGCCGGATCGACGCCGGTGACCGCCGAGCTGACGATCCTGGCCAGTACCGGCAGGCCAAGTTGCTGCGCTTTCTCCACGCTCATCAGCAACACCGCCGCTGCGCCGTCGTTGAGCGACGAGGCATTACCGGCGGTGACGCTGCCCCCTTCTGTGCGGAAGGCCGGGCGCAGTTGCGCCAGTTGCTGCTCGCTGCTCTCCGGCCGCGGCTGCTCGTCTTCGGTGACCACGCGCGGCGGCTTTTTCCCCTGCGCGACGGTGACCGGCACGATCTCAGTCTGAAAGCGTCCGGCGGCCATCGCGGCGGCCGCTTTGCGTTGCGAAAGCGCGGCAAAGGCATCCTGCCGGGCGCGGCTGATATTGAAGGCGTCAGCGAGGTTCTCCGCGGTCATTCCCATGTGATAGTCGTTAAACGCATCCCACAGACCATCCTGAATCATGCTGTCCTGCATACTGGCGTGGCCGAAACGTAATCCATCGCGCGCGCCGTTGACCAGGTAAGGGGCGTTGCTCATGCTCTCCTGGCCGCCGGCGATAACGATTTCCGAGTCGCCGCTGCGAATCGCCTGCACCGCCTGCTGTACGGCCTTTAACCCGGAGCCGCACACCAGATTAACGGTAACGGCCGGAGTAGCGACCGGCAGCCCGGCTTGCAGCGCGGTTTGTCGTGCCGGATTCTGTCCGCAGCCAGCGGTTAATACCTGACCAAAAATCAGCTCGTCGACTGCA includes these proteins:
- a CDS encoding acetyl-CoA C-acetyltransferase yields the protein MKDIAIVSAVRTPIGSFRGAFAPLSAVDLGAAAVRGLLERTQLPADAVDELIFGQVLTAGCGQNPARQTALQAGLPVATPAVTVNLVCGSGLKAVQQAVQAIRSGDSEIVIAGGQESMSNAPYLVNGARDGLRFGHASMQDSMIQDGLWDAFNDYHMGMTAENLADAFNISRARQDAFAALSQRKAAAAMAAGRFQTEIVPVTVAQGKKPPRVVTEDEQPRPESSEQQLAQLRPAFRTEGGSVTAGNASSLNDGAAAVLLMSVEKAQQLGLPVLARIVSSAVTGVDPAVMGIGPVSACRMALQRAGWTLDEVALIEANEAFAVQALAVGQVLEWDSQKVNVNGGAIALGHPIGASGCRILVSLLYEMQRRDVSKGLATLCVGGGQGIAMTIER
- a CDS encoding DsbE family thiol:disulfide interchange protein, whose protein sequence is MNRKLLFIPLALFLALAIALFWQLMRNADGDDPTTLESALIGKPVPEFRLEALNAPGKIYDRSVLISGKPLLLNVWATWCPTCRAEHQFLRGLAQQGVRVVGMNYKDDRQKAVNWLDSLGNPYTLSLFDGNGMLGLDLGVYGAPETFLIDGQGIIRWRHAGDLNPRVWREQLQPLWEKYSRESAS
- the ccmI gene encoding c-type cytochrome biogenesis protein CcmI gives rise to the protein MSLFVVIAALLLIGALALLYFPWQGNGAVDRDTLNRALYQSRLRELEQERADGNEAMVVELQRTLLADIPPGGQQSARPLSRWALLPGALLLALLSIGIYLKTSDFGQVLLWQQAERNYPALLQQVKDPTAPPLRMDELAQLRLGLRSHLQDHPDDLVGWQLLGRLGLLLNDGDTAIGAFGRAHALAADDPAATFDYASALVRAGDNGQMRMGELLLRDLHQRQPKSLPVLEMLALSAVRNEDYPQAVVALQQLLVLLPEGDARRQAIARQLAQAQQQAQ
- a CDS encoding 3-hydroxybutyrate dehydrogenase; the protein is MNLNGKTALVTGSTSGIGLGIAKVLAQAGAQLVLNGFGDSNNARAEVAALGKVPGYHDADLRDVGQIEAMMRYAESEFGGVDIVINNAGIQHVAPVEQFAVEKWNDILAINLSSVFHTSRLALPGMRDRNWGRIINIASVHGLVASKEKSAYVAAKHGVIGFSKTLALETARTGITCNAICPGWVLTPLVQQQIDKRIADGADPEQAREQLLAEKQPSGEFVTPQQLGEMALFLCSDAAAQVRGAAWNMDGGWVAQ
- a CDS encoding GntP family permease, coding for MSVLIALAALALLMLAAYRGYSVILFAPIAALGAVLLTDPSAVGPTFTGLFMEKMVGFVKLYFPVFLLGAVFGKLIELSGFSRAIVAAAIRILGRRHAIPVIVLVCALLTYGGVSLFVVAFAVYPFAAELFRQSGIPKRLIPATVALGAFSFTMDALPGTPQIQNIIPTSFFGTNAWAAPWLGLIGSLFIITFGLLWLERQRRKAQAHGEGYGTDLQNEPETPDNINLPHPLIAIAPLLLVGVLNLLFTRWIPQWYGASHELTLPGLAKPIVTEVGKITAIWAVEAALLSGIIVVLVFGFRNIRGRLAEGSRTAVSGAILAAMNTASEYGFGAVIAALPGFLVLSKALTAIPNPLLNEAISVTVLAGITGSASGGMSIALGAMSDTFIATAHAANIPLEVLHRVASMASGGMDTLPHNGAVITLLAITGLSHRQAYGGIFAITVIKSLAVLFVIAVFYLTGIV
- a CDS encoding cytochrome c-type biogenesis protein CcmH is translated as MVALLALILTSQAWAAIDAWQFKDEAQEQAFRDITSQLRCPKCQNNSIADSNAMIAADMRLKVYELMQQGQSKAQIVDYMVARYGNFVSYEPPVTAGTILLWLGPGLFVVAGIGLLIARSRRRGSLDAALSDEERQRLAALLKEGNER
- a CDS encoding 3-hydroxyacyl-CoA dehydrogenase family protein, yielding MYTPQLAVLGAGLMGVGIACHFARHGHAVCLYDTDPGRIGDIPGVATAILRELEECGQFDPAQRAAVLARLSGATALGELANATLLIEAIPERLPLKHALYAELEALIADDAIIASNTSGLPPDQLAQGMRHPERLLIAHFWHPPHFIPLVEVVPGSATLPHLAGEVSDFFTACALEAVVLNRAAPGFVGNRLQFALLREALHIVHSGIASPEVVDKVMRASLGRRYAMVGPLEAADMTGLATVQDICQHLLPELASGNEMMTLVADKVAQGDTGARSGQGFYRWDEARQKRIQSRREHQLRYALKP